The genomic region cgacacggacacatcaacgcacaagtatgggGGGCTCAagtccgcatcagcccctgctgcgtaggggagacgcagaagtataaatcagcctttatacaTCGTCATTAACGAGTGGCAGCCTTTATACACTTCGTGTGTTCTTACACTGCCACGTGCTTTAaacaagtggactatagttgggGATAAGGTATGAATACGATATGTATACGCCCAACATTGAAAACAACATCAGTGTATGTCAgtgttttagaggcattttgatacgtcgggaaaacgctggctaaatcttcaaggtgtgacagggtcATTAGAGAAAAGTACTTTACAAAACAGTGAGGTTACTTTTCATTTAAGACAATGCAAAGAACTTCTAAACAGATTACCTTCTGGTGGTAACAtacttgttttgtgtctccttCAGTGTCCCAGCAGTACATATGGAAGCTACAGCTCCACCAGAGAGTATCCCGATGACGTCATCTTCTTCAGCAGGACTCACCCTCTGCTACAGGTTCAGCTGACATATCACTTTATGAAATTGCACCAATCTAATTAAATTAGATGGTGGCCTCTTTTACAGCGCAGTCAAGACAGCTTTCTATTTTTATCTGGATTCTTCACTAAGATTAAGAAATTAAATTAACCAGAAATCGTTACCAAAGGAGCTCCAGTCCAACACGGAGAACATATGAAAGCATGATTTAAAGGGCGGTTAGGAGAAGTTTAATGGATAGGATTTTCCGATTCTTAAACTACCTTTTATACTGTTTTAGGAAAATGTGCTCCCACTCGGAGAGCGCCCCCTCCTGGTTAGAGTTGGTGTTCACTACAAGTTCAGCAAACTGCTGGTTGACAGAGTGGAGGCTGTGGACGGCACGTATGACGTCCTGTTCATCGGCACAGGTACAGTGAGCATGATGGAGATTCTCTGTCCATTTCAGAGACTGGAGAGAAAACTGAacactcattttttttattcctgcagaCTCCGGCCTGGTGCTGAAGGCCATCCATCTGCCCAGAGAACACGGGCAGGGTCAGGAGGTCACACTGGAGCAACTACAGGTCTTTCAGGTAAGAGAAACTGTTCTGTTATAGCATCTCTGTGTTCACGGCCAAGTTATAAATCTGAGTACAGTGTTAGTTTGTATTACAGCCTCTCCTTTTGTACATTATGCTgatgtttcaggtttttttcAACGCACCATATCTTCCTTTCTCCTTTCTCCTATGCATATTGTTGTCCATATTCCCTAGAGTATTCAAACATATTCAAACAATCACATTACTCGCTAGAGAAAATGCAGCAGAATTTTCAGTCAGTGCACAAGGCTGCATCAACATGCAACTAAAAAAATGCAGGCATGATGGGGAGCAGTAACTGGAGCAGTCTGAAACATGATGGCTATGATGTCAGAAATAATATAAATCATGCAGACTTgacttatttaaaaaagactACATCAACAAACTCAAGTGTTCTCCTTTGAATCTAAGTGCATGACTGTAACAGTTAAATCCACCGCCCATGTAAACTCCcattattctgtgtattttcTCGTCCCAGCCCCGAACACGCACATTTGTACCACACAGTGTCCAGTTACACATTAGGTTAATAACCTTGTTTCACTAACATGTTTCAATAATTGAGATTCTGAACACATTGTGCAGAGATGATGCAGCTGCACATGGTTATACTGATAGACACCCACAGTTCAGCCAAATATTAATGTTCACAGAGCGGCTCCAGCTCTCTGTGTTCACTCTGACTGATGTGGTTCAGCTCTCTTTCCCTGGAAATGGTCAGGCCACGGGTTTGTTTGTTCAGCTCTTTTGTAAAGTGAGGACTCTGTGAAACCCCTTTGTGATATGGAACATGTCTGATTACCAGACTAGGAGATCAGGTCGCTCCATTACTCTAAACTGTTAAACGTTATAGTGGTTTGAAGTCACACGCAGGGAATTATAACGAGTTCATGATGTCATTCTTCAAAATGTATTCAATGTGTTAACCTTCTGCCTACCTACCTATTGACTGACCGATCGACCAACCAACCTACCTACCTAGCCACCTACCTACCACCTACCTACCACCTACATACCTCTCTACCCACTACCACCTACCTACCTCTCTGCCCACTACCACCTACCTACCAATCACCTACCTACCTCCGTACCGACCACCTACCTAGCAGCTACAAACCTTCCTACCCACTACCACCTAGCTAACAACCACCTACCtaccacctacctacctacctacttagCACCTGCCTCCCTACCTACCACCTACCTACCACCTACTTAgcacctacctacctacaacCTACCTACGTTCCACCTGCCTAACTACATATCTACTTACCTAACTACAACATACCTACAACCTACCTCCCTACCTACAAACTACTTaccaacctacctacctaccaatCACCTACAACCTCCCTCCCTACCTACAACCTACCTCCCTACCTacaacctacctacctacctaccgaCCAACAAaccttcctacctacctacctatcacCTATAACCTCCCTACATACCTACCAAAAACTACCTACCTACAACCTACCAGCTGACTACCTACTTATCTAACTTCAACCTACCTCCCTACCTacaacctacctacctatctaccaACAAaccttcctacctacctacctatcacCTATAACCTCCCTACATACCTACCAAAAACTACCTACCTACCACCTGACTACCTACCTATCTAACTTCAACCTACCTCCCTACCTACAATCTACCTAACAACCAACCTACCTAACTACCACCTACAACCTCCCTCCCTACCTCCCTACCTacaacctacctacctacctacctacctaccaccTGCCCACCTCCCTACCTACCTCCTACCTACCAACCTACaacttacctacctacctacctacctaccaccTGCCCACCTCCCTACCTACCACCTACCTACCAACCTACAACCTCCCTACCTACCTACCACCTGCCCACCTCCCTACCTACCACCTACCACATAATAGCACCTACCTACCTTCCTACCCACTACCACCTACCTACCAACCTACAACCTCCCTACCTACCTACCacctgcctacctacctaccaaaCTACTACCTACCAACCAaccttcctacctacctacctacctacctatcacCTATAACCTCCCTACATACCTACCAAGAAATTACCTCCTATAAACCTACCTACCTCCCTACCTACCTACCATCTTCCTtactacctacctacctaccttcctACCTATCTacaacctacctacctatccaCCTACCTACCTTCATAGCCCACTACCTACCTTGCCACCAACCACACACCTACCTACCTTCCTACCTATGTTCTTACCGAGATACATCCTTACCTACCTACTCTCCTACCACCTAACTACCATTCAGCTACCTACCTAGCTAACTACCTTCCTTCCTAcactctatctatctatctatctatctatctatctatctatctatctatctatctatctatctatctgtctgagAGTGTTTGCTgattgtcctctctctctccctcgcagCACAAATCACCGGTGACAGCCATGACGCTCTCAAAGAAAAAGGTAACAGATGAGCGACAGACACAGAAACTCACTTTCAAACTTCCAAACTCCtccacacaaactcacactcacactcactcacaccactccacacacacacacacacacacacacacacacacacacacacacacacacacacacacacacacacaaacaaccatgCACAACATCCCTCTTATCACTCATCTCTCTACCTTGCGTCTCCAAGGACAGCTTCATCAGCAGTTGCTATGGTTACCCCACCTCACTCAGAGCAATTATTATCAgatgccaaacacacacagacacacacacacacacacacacacacacacacacacacacactgaaacacggAGCAACACTCTGCATTATTAAAATAGTCTGGGTTTCATGCAAAAAATCATAAGCTTGCCCACAAACGAGACACACAACTACCAACACATcactattacacacacacacacacacacacacacacacacacacacacacacacacactcacacacacacacacacccacactgctTTCTCACAGCCTAAGTTGGTTTTCGATGCGTCTCTCTTTATGGGAGCAAACTAAAAGCCCTCGTCCTCCTCTGACGTTCCCTCCTTTATTCCTCTCCTCCTACTCACCTTTTCCTACTTCTCTGCTAAcccatttctctttctgtctttcatccgtccctctccttttcttatcccccaGCAGTGGTTGTTTGTGGGCTCCAGCGAGGGCGTGTCCCAGCTGGCTCTGTACCAGTGTGAGCTGTACGGTCAGGCGTGTGCCGAGTGCTGCCTGGCCAGAGACCCGTACTGCACCTGGGACGGACACGCCTGCAGCCCCTTCATGCCCACAGTGCGCAGGTACAGGCAACAGGTTTCACTGCAAACACAACTCAACTGATTTGATGTCCTTTTGCAGATTTAATATATCTTTCActgaaataaatagaaagagaaaacacacatggGATCAATCATCTCAGATCAGATTGAATCCAGATTTGTTGACAGTTTGAAATATGGCTCACATTACTTTTGGACTCAGATCTTCATGATTGAATTTCAGGCATTTTTTCCACTTGACCAACACTTTGTTCCATTACTCAGGATCACAAATCAACATATTTTTATTCAGTGTGCCAACACTAATGATTTGGGGGACTTCCTGACCCATCTTCTTGTGCTGCTGTCATTAGCATCAGACcagatttgtatttttaaacagaaaatcCTGAAGGAATGGATGAATGTATGAAAGCTGTGTGTACTTGTGAGCCCTTATTTAGGCTGATTCAATTCATCAGTTTGTTGTTGTCAAACATTTTCACCAAACAGTTTGTTATGACAGAACGATGAGGATCTGTTGATTTATGATGGAGTTCTGATTTTTGTTCAcgtctttctctctgcaggaggaacGCTCGTCACTTGGGGGAGGATGAAGATCCGCTAACTCAGTGTGTCAGACAGGGAGGTGAGGAGCCGCCAAACCATCCAGTGTTGCTTTGTTTACCAATTCTTAGTGGTACAATCTCTGTGATGAAGACTTTTGAAGACGcttaaaaaaagtcttaaatcagggcccgtatgcacgtccagccattccacaaacgggaccattagtcttaacgtaccgttatggaacggcccatttggccatGGCGTTGGCCGAATGTaagactgcaaataattggccagtTAATTAATTGCACCATGAAAGCAAGGCTTGTGCAAAATgacatatgtccagggaacctcctggaaaacccctatccaacaaattcaaactgtgcatgcctactacgtataaacaacaataaacatggtgagctgtaccgctgtgactgagagaagatcaagaaaaaatcaatgtttcattggaagaagaaatggacattttattacaagaatatagaatgaacaaacagatgttatcagcaagtcaatcatcaaagataacaaacaaggagaaagggaaagtttggcttcagatcttgaaccgggtaaatgcgtgtggtgtttctgagcgcgctcagtagaagacctacaaaataaaataatgtctttGCATATTTGGTCTTAAATGGTAACACATGAGcatgatgtcctccatcctttaaacagcctaacaggtgaggtaatcctgccgttagcacctgtaatggaggggtctacctccattaaatgtaatgctttgttggggcgttaacctggctcatgcagaccgctaatccatttttttcttttcaccattagtacaaacggaccgttttcattgctaatggctggacgtgcatacgggcccaggtttttaacatttaagccTTAAAACGTgacttttcaaatattttcatcCGTTGTCTGTTTATGTTTCGGGCATAATATTCCACTCTCTGTGAATAGTGACCTATTATTTTGATAGAGATTCATCAGTGGGGTTTTCCTGCCCTATGTCCGGACTCAGATCATTGTTGTAGGCAACCTTATTTACAGCTGAACAGCATCTTCTTGTTCAGTTAGAATATCTAAACAAGCTAGTAAGAGCTCACTTTGTTGCAATGATTCAATGACTACGACTTGGACTTTGGATTTATAGTTTGATATAGCAAACCTGTGAAATTGCCATTTGTAAGtatacatttttcttctgttcagGACAATAAACAAAGGGGTCTTACCTGTCTCATCTTGTCTTGATGTTCCTCAGCTGGGTTGCAGGTGGAGGCCGAGCAGAGGGTCATGATGGTTGTTGAGGGCAACAGCACTTACCTGGAGTGTCTGCCCCGATCCAGACACGCTGCTGTCACCTGGTACAAGCAGGCTGGAGAGAACAGTCCTGAGCTGAACCAGGTAAACACAATCTGAACTTtatatgtcaatcaatcaatcaatctttatttgtatagcgccaaatcacaacaaacgttatctcaagatgcttttacaaacagagcaggtctagaccactctatgtcaaattatgaacagagacccaacaccaagacaggataagactcagtctgaccccaccttaatccaccatgagcattgcacctcacagtatttagctagttacagcggtgaggacaaacttcctttaacaggcagaaacctcgagcagaaccagacacgtTAGACAACCTACTctcttgaccgagttgggtctggaaagagggatagaggagaataagagagagagggagcggtgatagtgatgagacgagtagttgtagctgttgccgctggagtccagcacgtctgtatcagctggagtctggaacgtccacagcaggaggacgtctacggcagctcagaggaacctacgagacaagggagctcagggactccagaaaggtctatggttagtaactttaatgggacagggagagttataGTGAGTGATGGGGGGGGGAtaggatccaagtgtgtcagttcccctggcagtctaagcctgtagcagcataactaagagtaggtccaagcctgagtcagctctaactataagcatGTATATCCTGATACATTTCATAGTATCAGTTCTTTACCTGatgtctctccctcctcctctttagcTGGTAACAGGTGACCACTTTGTCGTAATCGAGCGAGGCATCCTGATTCGTCAAGCTGAGGTGTCTCACAGCGGCGTCTACCACTGCCAGGTGGAGGAGCACGGCTACCACTGGACAGCCGTCACCGTCCGCCTCGCTGTCTGGAGCCCCTCAGCCAACAGTCTCCTCGCCTCCTGGTCCAGCCCGTCCTATCAGAGCGCAGGAGTCCAGCCCTGGTACGAGGACGTGATGGCTCTGGTTCACCCGGGGAATATCGGCCAGCACTGCCGGGCATTGGGATACCGACCCCCACGCAACCACCGTCGCCACAGTGACATCATGGTGAAGCCAAACAAGGAGAAGGGGGAGAGGCACAAGCACgggggaggaagaggtggaggaggaggtggaggaggaggaggaggaggaggaggaggaggaggaggaggaggaggaagaggaggagggggaggcggaggaagagcagcagggaggaagagcaggagcaAGCCACAGCTGAGGGCACCAAGGAGCACTTGAATGTGTCGTGGAAGAGGAAGTGCAGCTTTTCAATGActttaacacacatacacaaacgcacacgcacacacacacacacacacacacacacacacacacactcatgttaacacataaacacacacttgacTTATACACTGAGATAGATCATACTGTATGTACAGAGACTGACGCGCATGCACTTACCATCCATCCAGTACCATGACGAACTTTAAGCTAAGCTGAACAAAAACAACCGAAGTATGTACAGAGTGTGTGGACAGAGAGGACTGTTACATCTGGACACTTGTAAATAAGAAAAGCAGAATACTCAAAGTTGCATAGCATGTTGAATGAAGGATGAACAGCATgtccagatcagagacggagaggCTGTTTTGGATTTGGAGaatctgcagagaaaaacaagtgaaatcCCACAAAATGATAACCTGCACCTAAAAAAACAGCCAACTCCTCTGTAATGAATCCTGCCTAAAAGGGCCGGAATAATGGCTCTGCATGCTTCTGCACAAATAACATACACACTGTTGATTATTCTCCAAATCagaacagatgtttttagattGATTTTCTGCCTTCAAGGCAAAGACTGGATGCTGTTGCAAGAAGGGTTTTTTCCAAAAGTGAGCTTCATTCAAATTATGAAAAATCTAAGTCCACTCCATCCATTGGCCATCTAGCTCTCAGGCTCAATTGCTTTGAGGCTTCAGactaggtgcatttcaaccaagagttccggggtcttttagcccccagaactacgttaccctgaactaaaaggttccaatcccgggtagattgtgcaaatcaggccagtgacgtatggagacaaaaaaaagtaaatgcactacaccaccggaccagtagagggcaggaaaacaaagaccaacgccattcatcacaggtgacaccatagaagcagacggacaggcaggtatcattatgagcaacacaacagttagcctgttagcatgaagagactcagctggtgctgttttagatggtgctatatttcatcacagatggattcactgaatcaacacgtgagaggagataagcgcgagtagcaaagacgtttcaacacggctttaaaatccttttgaactcaaaaagccgtggcagagatcggacattcagccggatgcatccctcataaacgtctttagacgatcattaaatatctgatgaggatattttgaaatcttaataaaaactaaactagtttgcattcccaggaactccctctgtgtttcaacagctgtgtaaactccacaaaagaatcacagcttcttcttttgaaaagtacacacacatacaaaaaagatagaacaaataaaaactaatgaaagaaagagaaatcaagtgaatcacagatgtgtgtgatgttattgtggacggagggaggaataaaaacactgcggttaatctaccaatcagacacgttcagcattgcaggccctgaccccgaaagtcccgggacctttgaaaagtactacccccctagcaggggctttttaggggggagattatctaccccagaactaaatttagtaGTAGTTCAAGAGTAAAGtccctgcggttgaaaaacgcctattGATGAGCTGTTttgaaaagaagacaaagagacaTGCATGAGATACAGCACATGATGAAAAGATTTCTCAGAGGATTGTTCTGTATCAATTTTAATAATCAGCAGCTGTAAAGAAAGTCATTTATTCTCTATGATTGAAGGTTTTTCAATCTAAAACCAtcttttggaaaataatcaacAGCTCTGAGGAGGCATTTGTTAACTGCAGGTTGATAAAAGAAGATTTCTTTGTGCATATTCTCCCCTGAGTGAATATTCCTCAGCAGTCACCTCCAGTGAGAGTGTGTTGGTTTCTTCAGAGAGGTGTGGTCTGGCCATGAGATGACAAACCACAACCACAAAGATGAAAGGCACAGAAAAGCTCAGCCCCGGCTTTGATGAGGTTACAGATCGACTTTCCCAGGAGGCTGCAGCCACAGTGACACGCTGCAGGAGATGTTTCCATTATGTTTATTCACAAGCTTTAGATACCAGGTTATACCCGGCACTGATTTAACCCAACACTTTGTAGAAGGTGTGGTGAGAACATTTAAACCTGGTGTGTTTTAGTGTCAGAAAAAGGCCCATCCTGTGTtgtatgtttgttgtgtttgcttggTGTCCAAGTAGAGTGCAGTATACAGATTCAGTTAGGTGTTAGGGTTATTGTCATGCACACAAAGGTAAGACCTGCACAAGAACTCTAGGATGTATTTTCAGATgtgtgagggaaaaaaaagtcaagcTGCTATAAGATGAGGCACAAATGAAGCCTTTAAAAGACCTTTAAGTTTTATGATTGAGCTAGTTTTAAATGGTTTTAATGAGCTGAAACACAACCCGGGTTATTACCAGCAGATAATGGCAACACATAGAGGGTGATTTAATTGGTAGTATTTAAAATAACCACTGTATTCACTGTACAAAGAGTTACTATAGGTTATGACAGTAAAACCCTTCACACTGCACTGCGTATAATATCAAACCATGTTTTTGACAATTGTGTAGTGTTTGATACGACCGGACAAAGAAACACGCTTCAAAGGCTCCACATGAACTCCAAGAGACTGTACAgaacatgcatgtttttttcagcCCATGGCTCTGGACCTAAATGGGACACCGGTGACTCTAAGTTGGTTCCAGCCCAACGAAAGAAGTGGAGTCATATATTCGCTGGTCTTGTACTTCCAGCTGGTAATGACATTTGGCTGTAAAAGTATGACGCAGGCTCAATGTATCATAAAGAAGCCTTTATAATAAAAAGTTGGAACTTGAAGCGGTGCTGAACTGGACTGATGTCAAAAGGACTTTGGACTCTGGCAGGGACTTGTTCCATCTCCATTCAACAacgttgtttgtatttatttgttgaaTTTGGAGTCAGTTTTGTGGAAACGCTTCGAGCTCCTCATCAACTGATTCAACCGCAATGACTCATAAACTGTACTCTTATTtaatctgtgtttgtcttcctGTCTGTTGTTCTGTTGTAAGCATGTACTGTACTTTAGTGTGCCCACTCTTTGAAGGCTGCTGCTTCATCTACCTGTGTTAGAACACCTTCACACTGCCGCCTTGCCTGCagtcatgttttctttcttttggggAATCAGACTCATCATGCAGAAGGGTTGAAAAAACAGAACTATAAGTGAAATCTAATTTTGTTGTATCCTTTTTGTTGTCTCTtatagttttttaatttttctagaACTGATGATACAAACTAAATGCTAAAACATCCGAACTGTGCTCAACTAAGTGAAAGTGTATCAGGGTGAAAATATAGAAACTGATAAATAAAGCAACTTTGAAGGGAGCAGTTGGAAAAGAGGAAAGCCAGACTCactaattaaattaaaacttaaCTTTATTTTCTATGGTTTGTTGGAAGGAGACGCATTTACGTGCATGGTTACGTCCAACAATAACAGCCACTCATAGTTTCTTATATTTAATTTCATCCCACGCAATCCCTTCTATATTTGAGTAAATATATTCCACACTGGGTCCTGCAAAGGCTCCCAGTCCTTGTTGTACAGTATGCTTCTGTGTGAGAGGAGCTGACGAAAGTCCAGAGGCTGAGCCAGTAAATCAGCCTAGCAGGGCACTCAGCAACGGATCAGACAGACTTTTGATGCAGTTAGAAAAATAAACCAGAGCggctcagagcagagagaaaattAGCATGGGCTTGGCCCCTTGGCTTCTTGGCCTTGGCCACATGAAAGAGCTCGCCAGTTCAGTTACTTCTGAATGCGTGTGTGcgtggaaagagagagagagagagagtttataGACCAGTGTTTAAGTGTCAGGTATGGCCACGTCTCTGAATGATGAGGGTGTGTGGGTGAGAGGGAAGCTGGCAGAATCCAAATGACATCAAAATTTGGTTCTACTCTCAGTCCTCAAATATTTAATAGACGGAGGAACTTGGTGTGAGTACAGGTTTGTTAAATAATGTGAACCCAGCAGAGAGCGCATGAAAGAAGTTCACAAAGCgaccatgttttgtttttatccctCTTTATTATCCtctaaatagaaaaagaaaacaatcattcaatctttatttgtatagcgccaaatcacaacaaatgttatctcaagactcttttacaaacagtcaaattatgaacagagacccaacaccaagacaggataagactcagtctgaccccaccttaatccaccatgagcattgcacctcacagtatttagctagttacagcggagaggacaaacttcctttaacaggcagaaacctcgagcagaaccagactcatgttagacagccatctgctgagacactTAAACAGGTCAGAAGTTTGACTCCTGCCCGAGCTAGCCTATGTGGAACATAAGCATTATGAAATCAACAGGTTGTTTCAGAGCAAGTTTTCTGAAAGCTGCATCCAAATACCCCTGCTTCTGGTTCTTACTTGAAGATAACATGCTATCAGATAGTGAAGTGACACGAAACACCTTGTTCCTTGAAGTGGGAAATACAAATTAGGTTGAAAGaattgaaacattttgaaagagATTCTTTTTTGCTGcgctgttaaaatgaaaaaagcgATTAAAACTCCAAATTTCAAgtcaactgtctgcactagattttttaGTTTTGAGGcgaactagaaatcttacatttgagccaactgatgagtttttgttgagataacttatcattcatatgtagtgtaacttaaagttttgagttctacatacttagaagtgaaagttgtgccaacttattattgtttgttcagaaaatgttcctttgttactgcacgttactgcaccgttttcacacctgcaaggtagctagctagctaatgttcaaggcggctaactattggtaatgaccatgccttattaaactaactaaacaaattaaagtgacagtaaccggtaatcaactcatcatcaactgaccaactgtaaagctagagtttcaatacaatactcaaacacaacactcacctttagggcgatcaaatccacacaggacaggagagatggcgccacatgtggggaattgaacgtgtggaagacccctgtaggtttgagttggagaccccgttctttgcctgaagcagactcaCGTAATTTAGCTGAGCCTCAAACCCGTAATTTTAAGTGTtaccaacctaacttatgaaatgagaccaactttacacaacaaacttcatacaggtagttgagataactactttgatgtagtttgaatcaaaatggaattttttttttgtttacttaaccaaaaaaatcattttcagaacataattttaagttttcatttttacagtgtagagGCTTATCTCAGATTAGCTTAGCACACAGACGTAGCACAGAAATTTAAAACAGAGGAAGGAGATAGCCTTTCAGTTTCTTcctttaaaagtcaacacaaaATCCCGAGAGTATTCGACTTTTCCAAAGACAAATAGGAAATGGGAAAGACTTTGTGATTAAACTACAGAaactagcatgctaactgagATGGcagaggtctctctctctctctctctctctctctctctctctctctctctc from Notolabrus celidotus isolate fNotCel1 chromosome 11, fNotCel1.pri, whole genome shotgun sequence harbors:
- the sema3h gene encoding sema domain, immunoglobulin domain (Ig), short basic domain, secreted, (semaphorin) 3H, producing MRRMYWTVTALLLAHLGATLAGAWRASQPRLQFSHAELIQNGRLLTLPLVAGDLHSLLPDEDRRRLYVAMKDNLLSTSLDDITQNPRKLYWPASPDRVQECLMAGKDPEMECANFLRVMQPYNQTHLYICGTGAFNPRCAFIPTSVFQQSEHQTLSYSQTECGKGKCPYDPFQKTASAVVDGELYAGITSDFMSRDSAFFRSLGNRHVIRTEQYDSTWLQDAQFVRVAPLSETDNPEDDKVYVFFTERAQEAEGAAGKVLYSRVARVCKNDIGGQRSLVNKWSTFQKARLVCSVPGPDGLQTHFDQLREGRFILQGKDKKNPLIYGLFTTSSDILNGSAVCVYRMEDVVRAFKGNFLHKEGPQYKWAEFTGKVPYPRPGTCPSSTYGSYSSTREYPDDVIFFSRTHPLLQENVLPLGERPLLVRVGVHYKFSKLLVDRVEAVDGTYDVLFIGTDSGLVLKAIHLPREHGQGQEVTLEQLQVFQHKSPVTAMTLSKKKQWLFVGSSEGVSQLALYQCELYGQACAECCLARDPYCTWDGHACSPFMPTVRRRNARHLGEDEDPLTQCVRQGAGLQVEAEQRVMMVVEGNSTYLECLPRSRHAAVTWYKQAGENSPELNQLVTGDHFVVIERGILIRQAEVSHSGVYHCQVEEHGYHWTAVTVRLAVWSPSANSLLASWSSPSYQSAGVQPWYEDVMALVHPGNIGQHCRALGYRPPRNHRRHSDIMVKPNKEKGERHKHGGGRAVTSSESVLVSSERCGLAMR